The sequence attctTTGTTTCAGACAATCATCCAAAATGTCAACCTCGGCGATATACATTTTGGATGTAAAAGGCAAAGTCCTGATATCCCGAAATTACCGCGGCGATATCGAGACTAgcgtaattgaaaaatttatgccACTGGTCATGGAACGCGAAGAGGAGGGAAATCTAACACCTTTACTACAAACAGCCGAGTGTACCTTCGCGTACATTAAATACAACAACTTATATATCGTGTCCTCAACTAAAAAGAATGCGAACATTTCCTTAgtgtttgtatttttacaCAAAGTCGTACAAGTAATGCAGGAATATTTCAAAGAGCTCGAGGAAGAAAGTATACGGGATAACTTTGttgttatttatgaattactGGACGAATTGCTTGATTTTGGTTACCCGCAGACTACTGACAGTAAAATACTGCAAGAATATATCACACAGGAAGGACACAAGCTCGAGATCCAGCCTCGAATTCCCATGGCTGTTACGAACGCGGTGTCATGGCGGTCAGAAGGTATCAAGTATCGGAAAAATGAAGTATTCCTTGATGTTATCGAGTCAGTTAATTTGCTAGCGAACGCTAATGGAAACGTACTGAGTTCTGAAATAGTCGGCGCTATTAAAATGAGAGTCTACTTATCAGGAATGCCCGAGTTGCGTCTGGGTTTGAATGACAAAGTATTATTTGAATCAACCGGTCGCGGGAAATCAAAAAGTGTCGAATTAGAAGACGTCAAATTTCATCAGTGCGTCAGATTATCACGTTT comes from Microplitis demolitor isolate Queensland-Clemson2020A chromosome 8, iyMicDemo2.1a, whole genome shotgun sequence and encodes:
- the LOC103580769 gene encoding AP-1 complex subunit mu-1, giving the protein MSTSAIYILDVKGKVLISRNYRGDIETSVIEKFMPLVMEREEEGNLTPLLQTAECTFAYIKYNNLYIVSSTKKNANISLVFVFLHKVVQVMQEYFKELEEESIRDNFVVIYELLDELLDFGYPQTTDSKILQEYITQEGHKLEIQPRIPMAVTNAVSWRSEGIKYRKNEVFLDVIESVNLLANANGNVLSSEIVGAIKMRVYLSGMPELRLGLNDKVLFESTGRGKSKSVELEDVKFHQCVRLSRFENDRTISFIPPDGEFELMSYRLNTHVKPLIWIESVIERHAHSRVEYMIKARSQFKRRSTANNVEIVIPVPNDADSPKFKTTIGSVKYSPEQNAITWSIKSFPGGKEYLMRAHFGLPSVVGEDVEGKPPIQVKFEIPYFTTSGIQVRYLKIIEKSGYQALPWVRYITQNGDYQLRTN